Proteins encoded within one genomic window of Mya arenaria isolate MELC-2E11 chromosome 13, ASM2691426v1:
- the LOC128214807 gene encoding uncharacterized protein LOC128214807: protein MSTLVVDPSIKGGKSFVNEDVGCRRMDTSLLFLRQQSFGMDSGRSNSDGHPSPPQKSRFESDRSVESYMPSDDDFETDSKDENDDSVFIENENQPKTNFILLDRIPKPVFRSLPISSSYTDNDDGPLDLRSKLCRRLSDFSTDTTLSRKPGNRRVYTNSRERWRQQNVNTAFSDLRRLLPTHPPDKKLSKSEILRFAIRYIRLLRKVVEYQENNSVTEDAENGSNQRWTKGDQVEIRTECSEHGRITSNTSLASDVSSSPEYYRDSYCEED from the coding sequence ATGTCGACTTTGGTAGTGGATCCGAGCATAAAAGGAGGTAAATCGTTTGTGAATGAAGACGTTGGTTGTCGCAGGATGGACACTTCCCTGCTGTTCCTGAGACAACAAAGCTTTGGTATGGATTCGGGGCGATCGAACAGTGACGGTCACCCCTCGCCACCACAGAAGTCAAGGTTTGAAAGCGACAGGTCTGTTGAATCTTATATGCCGTCAGATGACGATTTCGAGACGGACAGTAAAGACGAAAATGACGATAGCGTCTTTATCGAGAACGAGAATCAGCCAAAAACTAACTTTATACTGCTGGATAGAATTCCGAAACCTGTGTTTAGATCTTTGCCGATTTCTAGTTCGTACACGGATAACGATGACGGTCCATTAGATTTAAGAAGTAAACTCTGTCGGAGACTAAGCGACTTTTCAACGGATACAACCCTGTCTAGAAAGCCAGGTAACCGCCGAGTGTATACTAACAGCCGTGAACGCTGGCGTCAACAAAACGTCAACACCGCGTTCAGCGACTTACGTCGTCTTTTGCCTACTCATCCTCCAGACAAGAAACTGAGTAAGAGTGAAATTCTTCGATTTGCAATACGCTACATCCGGCTTCTGAGAAAGGTTGTCGAATACCAGGAAAATAATAGCGTCACTGAGGATGCCGAAAATGGAAGTAATCAGAGATGGACAAAGGGTGACCAAGTAGAAATTCGCACCGAATGTAGCGAACACGGCAGAATAACGTCAAACACGTCCTTAGCGTCCGACGTCTCTTCATCACCAGAATATTACCGCGACAGTTATTGTGAGGAGGATTAA
- the LOC128214916 gene encoding alpha-1,3/1,6-mannosyltransferase ALG2-like, with the protein MTKVVFLHPDLGIGGAEKAVIDAAIALKSRGHKVEFVTAHHDPSHCFQETKDGNLKVTVAGDWLPRSVFGRFYALCAYFRMIYAAIFLVFFSDISYDVIFCDQISACLPVLRCSNAKVIFYCHFPDMLLAKHDSFLKKIYRAPIDLVEEWTTGMAHCILVNSKFTASVFKKTFNSLTRCSPAVLYPIPDFSAFQKPIEPPTDNLLPSHKKMVFLSINRYERKKNLALAVQAFGQLKERISKSEGDSIHLVMAGGYDERVTENKEHYLELRLLCEKLGITDDVTFLRSISDSQKRTLLNHCDCLLYTPDKEHFGIVPIEAMFMRCPVIACNSGGPLETVVDGKTGFLREGRPDQFAEAMERIVDEPELSKTMGEAGKKHVELKFSFKTFTDQLDNIVLDLIS; encoded by the exons atgacaaaagtagTATTTCTTCATCCTGATCTAGGGATCGGTGGCGCAGAAAAGGCTGTGATAGACGCTGCAATAGCTTTGAAATCTAGGGGACATAAGGTGGAATTTGTGACAGCTCATCACGATCCGTCCCACTGTTTTCAGGAAACGAAAGATGGCAATCTGAAAGTGACAGTCGCTGGAGACTGGTTGCCACGAAGCGTTTTTGGACGCTTTTATGCATTATGTGCTTACTTCCGGATGATATATGCTGCCATTTTCCTTGTATTTTTCAGTGACATTTCGTatgatgtaatattttgtgaCCAAATCTCTGCTTGTTTACCTGTTTTACGATGTTCCAATGCTAAGGTGATATTTTATTGTCACTTCCCAGACATGCTTTTGGCTAAGCATGATAGTTTTCTCAAGAAGATTTACAGAGCACCAATAGATTTAGTGGAGGAATGGACAACTGGAATGGCACATTGCATCTTAGTAAACAGTAAATTTACAG CTTCTGTCTTCAAGAAAACATTCAACAGTTTGACAAGATGTAGCCCAGCTGTTTTGTACCCAATACCAGACTTCTCAGCATTTCAAAAGCCTATCGAACCGCCAACTGACAATCTGCTGCCTTCTCACAAAAAAATGGTGTTTCTTTCTATCAACAGATATGAAAGGAAAAAGAATCTTGCTTTGGCTGTACAAGCTTTtg GTCAGTTAAAAGAGAGAATTTCAAAGTCAGAAGGAGACAGCATTCATCTTGTAATGGCCGGAGGTTACGATGAAAGAgttacagaaaataaagaacattaCCTAGAGCTTCGGCTTCTTTGTGAAAAACTTGGCATCACAGATGATGTTACTTTCCTTCGCTCAATTAGTGACTCTCAGAAACGGACTCTTCTCAATCATTGTGACTGTCTGTTGTACACTCCTGACAAAGAACACTTTGGTATAGTTCCAATAGAGGCAATGTTCATGAGATGCCCAGTAATAGCCTGTAACAGTGGAGGCCCACTTGAAACAGTTGTTGATGGTAAAACAGGCTTTCTCAGGGAGGGTAGGCCAGATCAGTTTGCAGAAGCAATGGAGCGAATTGTTGATGAACCGGagttatcaaaaacaatggGTGAAGctggaaaaaaacatgttgaacTAAAATTCTCCTTTAAAACCTTTACTGATCAGTTGGATAACATTGTGCTTGACTTGATCAGCTAA